Proteins encoded together in one Phyllostomus discolor isolate MPI-MPIP mPhyDis1 chromosome 6, mPhyDis1.pri.v3, whole genome shotgun sequence window:
- the C6H2orf74 gene encoding uncharacterized protein C2orf74 homolog → MSRLLKPMSFETTAITFIIILLICFICILLLLMLFLYRCFQSKEDEEIERGTYEDGLTANVKTHNSGDQEKTLVKQIIRPGILVQRQSKEMVATLLENKEGNEAKAENEVKENHDDKNAKENGQEDDSEKPHIPVSGAPSVTDHNKRPLKGVTFSREVIVVDLGKQYPTPQSYIQEHKERK, encoded by the exons ATGAGTCGGCTTCTTAAGCCTATGAGCTTTGAAACCACAGCAATTACTTTCATCATCATCCTACTAATTTGCTTCATTTGCATCCTCCTTTTACTGATGCTGTTTTTATATAGATG TTTCCAAAGCAAGGAAGATGAGGAGATAGAAAGAGGTACTTATGAAGATGGTTTAACTGCTAATGTGAAGACACACAACTCAGGAGACCAAGAAAA gACTCTCGTAAAGCAAATCATACGGCCCGGCATTCTTGTCCAGAGACAGAGTAAAGAAATGGTGGCCACCCTCCTAGAAAACAAA GAGGGCAACGAGGCCAAAGCGGAGAACGAAGTAAAAGAGAACCATGATGATAAGAATGCTAAAGAAAATGGGCAAGAG GATGATTCAGAAAAACCACACATACCTGTCAGTGGAGCCCCTTCAGTTACTGATCACAACAAAAGACCTTTAAAAGGAGTGACATTTTCTAGGGAGGTAATTGTTGTGGACCTTGGGAAGCAATACCCTACACCTCAAAGCTATATTCAAgaacataaagagagaaaatga